CTTTAGAAATCAATTATAAGGTAGGAAAATTAAGAATTATTCCAATTTGCCTTCTCATAGCCCCAAACAGGTTTTACGTCCTCTGCCAGGTCACATGGAAACCTCCAATTCCTGCTGTTATGGGTCACTGCAAATGCCTGAAGCTGATAAAGGCATTCTCTCCTCTTGTCTTCATGAAgcgactattttttaaaaatgtatatgtagagaaaaatatataatcctTCCACATGTCCCCCAGTGTGCTGTGCTATTATACCTCAGATCCTACATCTGTCACCGGCAAGAACCATGCCCTGACGCCTCGGGCTCCATTACCCCGCCTGGCTGTGTATTAGCTTTGCTCTTAACAGCCGTCAGGTGCAGCCCTGCACGcctccacccctctcccctgGCCAGTGCATGCGCTTGTGTGTGTCTCCACATGCCCCCCACTCGGCCTTCTTTCATAATTTCCTGCCTGAAAAACAAGCCAGCACGTGTGTGCTCGCAAGATAATGCCACGGCTGCCTCCCGGGGAGGCGACGCTGCCCCGCGCTCCTGCTTGGGCGCCACAGCACGTACCAGAGCCCATCAAGGGCAGCTCTTGGTCGTGAGGATGCGAGTAATTAGCTTCCCTGGGTCATTTTAACTCTTACTTTCACACTCATCATTCCTTtggggggacaaaaaaaaatggcaagcaGGGAAGCAGCAACGTCTTGTAAGAAAGAGTCCTTCGTGCAGAGCTGAGACTGGATTTCAGAGGGCTCTTCTCTTAGCTGACCGCCGGCACGTCACACACCCCCAGGGAGCCCAGTCCTTCTTTCTTGCAGTGTGCTGGGCCATCTGTCTACCAGCCTCCGTGGAATTAGAGCTCCAAGGGCCAGGGCGATTAGGAGGAAAGCTATAAAAAATAGCCACCCATCGCTGAAAGAACACCCACTTTAGGGTCGGGATGATCTGTTTCAACTGGAAAAAACCCAGACagctgccttttgtttttttcactgatACCTTACATATGCAGGGGTTTAAACAACGGTGCTGAAGCGGGGAGTCTGTTGCTTTCAATCCTTCTTCCTACCTTTAGAAAGGCACACAGGTGCCTAAGAACGCCTGTGCGCACTGCATCCAGGTCCTTTAAAAATCCGTTGAAGATGGGCACCCGGTCGGCGGCCGTGAGCTGATTGCCGAGGATGACAGCCGGCTCGTGGACAGAGAAGGCCAGGGTCCGACGTACCTTCCGCTGGGGGCGCACAGCAGACACACCGACCACAAAGGCAAAAGCACAACTCAGTGTCACCAAGAGCCGGAGGCCGTCTCTGGAGGAAGACAGATACTGCCCGGTGTTGACCACTGCAGGCTTTACTTCCTCCAAGACCAGTAACCATGCCCACTGTGCCCCCTAAAATACACACTGGCGAGCCCTGTAGCGGCAGCCCTCTCTCCCCAACTAGGCAGCCCGTCCTATCCCGTGCGCGCCTCTGAGCAGGCTGTATTTACCTGCACATCGGAAGCCAGCGTCTCGTAGGTGTCCTTGAGGGAGTGCCAATGGGGCCTGCCCAGGGCAAGTGCCACCGCCGGCAGACTGGAGGCGCAGTGTTTGGCTATGTCGGTATCGACGGTCTGGGCTCGAGCCGGGTCGGTCGTGGACACATACTGATCGTACTGACGGTGATGGGGCAGCGGGTGAGGCGCTCTGTCCTGGGCGACAGGAGAGAAAGGGCAACGGCATCTCtcgggaggggaggggaccacTCGGGGGAGGAAAGGAGCGAGGAACTCGGGTGCAGACCGACCTCCACGAGGGCAGGAGGCCTCCCCGAAGCTCGGGGCTGGGCGGGGCGAGCGTCTTGCTTTGCAGGGAGTGAGATTTCCACGTGGCCCACAGTTAAAGCGATGCCTGCATTCATCTCTCTGAAATCGGCCCAGCGCTTGCTATCCCAGAGCCCAGTCCAGAGGGTCGGCGTTGGGTTAGCCCGACGCACACAGCTCTGGCCAATGGCACCTGTCTCCTCTTTTCTTGTAACTGCCCCAGCGAGACGGCTGCagccccttccctctgctcctcgCCGCTTCTTGCCAACTGACGGGACTCAGGCTTCCCAAGACATCAGCCACTTAGCTTTTTCTCTGCAAAGACAATGGGGTACAATGATTAAAAACCTTTACGAGAACTTAAGAGCACAGCAAGCTAATGCTCGAGGTAGAACCAAACCAGACACGGTTCAACAAAAGAAACTGTtaaaggaattcccatcctggcacagcagaaacaaatctgactagtatccatgaggacgcaggttcgatccccggccttgctcagctagttaaggatgtggcgttgccatgagctgtggtgtaggttgaggacgtggcttggatctggccttgctgaggctgtggtggaggccggcggctacagctccgactggacccctagcctggaaacgtccatatgctgcaggtgtggccctaaaaaggaccacaaacacacacacacacacacaaagaagaagaagaagaagaagctgttTAAAAACTTGTCCAACAAAAAAGGAGATAAACAGCTCATAATAAACAGACACTAAATATTAATGTATACATGTCcaattcttttctcatatttgaCTTGTTTTGTTAAAATATCTTTCCAGATTGTTCAGAAGACTTGAAATACTACtttagaatttactttttttaagctAGAGAGGAAATATTAGCAACACAGATTATGAACTAAGATATGTCATTAATATTGATGGCAGAAAAACATTTGGTTCCAACAACCATTCTTAAATTTAACTTCCAGAAAATGTAAAGTTTTGAGgtgctttgcttttcagggaaCAAACCTGTAATTTAGATTTATTCTCTTCAAGTGGGGCAGCGTCACGCCTCTGGCCAGCCTCCCGATGGTCACTGGCTCCTCTGCAGGGCTGGCCTGGACCCTACAGAATGGAGGGGGGCACATCCACTTAGGCCACGGGAGGAAGCTGTCCTGTGGCTCCCCCTTCAAAGAACCCTCTTTCAGCACCAGAAATGACTTCTGCGAACCAAGGCCAGCACTTCCCCCAGAGGCAAGAGCACCTCTCCAGATGTGAGACGTACATTCGAGCAGCTGTGTATGACACGGTACAGCTCGGCCACGGCAGGTGCCGAGACAACCAGAtttcatacattttcatttccagACTCTGCCCCAGGCCCTACAAACGGCTGTGAGCACCAACAGCGTGAGTCTACCTTACCCTTCTTGAAGCCCCAGGGTCCCCGGGGTGGCTGACCAATGCCCTTAAGTAAGAGTCGCATGTTCAAAGCAGAGACGGCTCCAGAAGGCAGGGTGATGCTGGCCAGAAGCAGCAAGCGAGCGAGCACCTCCAGGAGCTCCCCGGGGCTGGAGGGGGCAGCAAGGCCAGACTCCAGACAGGGGGCGGAGAGGCGGGGGAGGGACCACGGAGACGGAGGGAGACAGCGTGGCCAGTCCAAGAGGATTCGCGGAGCAAGCTCTTCTGAGTTTTCACGTGTACAAACACTTCTGGTGTTTGCTGCTGAACCTGCACATGAGGTTAACAATGAAAATGAGCCAGAACATCCAGCAGTGACATACTGGCCTCTGATCATTGATTAACATTAACTGAGATGCGCCTGACCTTCTCCTTCGACCATAGCATGGACCTTCCTCCTCGCACTTGAAATGTCATACTGTCCACTAGCTTCATGGATCCTGACGAATCAGCTCAATATGCAATCCGGGAAAGTCGATTAATACCCGGACAGATGCTCCGTCTGCTCCGAGGCCCGCTACCAGAACCTTCGGTTCCCAAGGTTTTCCCTGAAAGGTACGGCTTATTTTAATAGGGGGCACGATAAAACAGAAATGTTTGGGTATGATAACCTAAGACCTCAATTCTCCAAGTTAATAAATTCACatgcattaataaataaaaaatcattactcTTCTCTGAGGAATCAGTTTGATTCCAGAGTCTTCGGTGCAACCGTTACGGAGAGTGCTTATTGCAGGAGCCAAGGGATGGTTTACGTAAACCAGCCAAGTCAGGGCAGTCCCAGGAGGAACTGCAAGGTGCTGTCCCCAGAAAACCACCTGTCAGTCAAAAGACATGAGGGGAAGAGCGagcccctgcctccccagagcACTTCGGGACCAAACTGGGGCACTAATGTGGCAGAGTGGGAGCTGGAGCAGGGTCAGTGCGAGGGCTCGAGTGACCAGCCAGCCTCCCAGCCTCGCCTCCTCCTCTGCTTAAGCGTTtcaaggttttcatttctttctccttctatttgttgtggttgttgttgttgttgtctttttagggccataccatggtatatggaggttcccaggctgggggtcgaatcggagctattgccgctgatctacaccacagccacagcaaagtgggatccgagccgtgtctgtgacctaaaccacagctcatggcaacgctggatccttcacccactgagcgaggccagggattgaacccgcaacttcatggttcctcgtcggatttgtttctactgcaccacggcgggaactcctctttgtccttcttttGCACCTCAAAGCATCCTGACTGAGCCCACAGGAACCCGAGTCAAATCTACCGTGAACCAGAGCCACACGGGCCCTGGTTCTTCCCACGGCGGGTTCACTCAGGAGAACCAACGTGGAGAAATCCCTCCGCCCTTCTTCCTTTTCACTTCTGTATCTGAAAGACGCCCAAAGGCCACTGCATCTCCCACCAAGGCAAACGTGGCCAGACTTTTCCATGCAACGCAGATGATTTTTGGACTCCAGATAACAAGGGTAACAACATGAGCTTTCTTGCCTATTTTTGGAAACAAGTCAGCAAAATAGGGCTTCATCTCATTCCTTACGAATCAAAGGCAACCTTAACCAATTCCTAAACATTTCTCCTCGGGCTTTTTCAATTCGTCTTTTGGTTCGCTTTACTGGACCAGACCAAGGGGGTAAAGGGAAGTGATGAGTTAGTTTAaccacaaaaatcaaaatataaactgTGTGAATGGAGAAACAACGGGGTTCTGGAGACCACGAATTGGAAGAGATTCGCCCTTGTCGCCCACGGAAACGAGGCGGTGCCCAGAGACCATGACATAAAGACCAAGGACCCTCCCTAATTTCAGTTCTTTAGCCTCCTCAAGCCCCATGAAGGCCCCGGCTCCCAGTGGTCCATGCACACATCTAGGCGTCAGGAGGCCGTCAGAGCCTCCAGCCACAAGCGCACCAGGAGCTTTGGAGAAACTCCAAGCAAGTAAtgaagaagtgggagttcccatcgtggcgcagtggaaacaaatccaaccgggaaccatgaggttgcgggttcgatccctggcctcgctcatcgggttaaggatttggcgttgctgtgagctgtggtgtaggtcacagacacggctctgatcctgcgttcctgcagctctgatttgacccctagcctgggaacctccatacgctgcaggagcggcccaagaaatggcaaaaagaccaaaaaaaaaaaaaaaaaaaaaagccactggcTTTTCAGAATCTCTCCCCCAAGAATCAGCAGGCCAGCATCACTCCTGGAGCAACCACACGGCAAAGGCGCGCCCACGGGACGGGCGCTAGGTTGACGCTCCGCCTCGAAGGCCACCGTCAACTTTACATTCTAGGAGGTGTGTGAACGCACCCTCGCCATCACTGAACCAGGGAAACGGCAGCCGGCAGGGAGACGGTGCTTGGACGGCCAGGGCCCCCGGAGGACCAGGCCTTGtctttggggaggagggaggtgctCTGTGGTCTCCCCACCTGTGCTTctgtggaggagagagagcaggGCTATCCATCACCGGATTGATTGGTTGTCTAGTTATCCAAACCATGAccttaagaataaaattaagtttGCCATGTATCATCTCTGCCAGGATCTATTAATAAAAGGAAACGCAGCGCTGTGATTTCTGTCGCATCCTCAGTGGCCGAGGGAGGGGCAGACACTCACGGCGATGTGTAATCGCCCGGCCTTGGAGGCCCGGCTGTGCCACCCAGAAGCCGACGCGGGCAGCGGCCGGgcggggggcagggctggggtcggCGACGGACACTCCGTTTGGTCCCCCTGCCGGCTGGCGCTCGGGCTCCCGCACAGAGTCAAGCTGTGTGGCTCTCAGGGCAGCGGGTAATACCCAAACTTGAGCTGCAGGAAGAGAAGTTTCGAGGCCTTTAACAACTTCGGCGCGTGGGGATTCGCTTCACCACGAGGCAGGCTGGCTGTGGACGCGCAAACCTGCTCCCTGCCTCATCGGTCCCTCCAAATGAGCTCTCACCGAGGCGGTGATGTTTGCAGCCATTAACTTTAACTAGTTCAACTAAATGCCAGCCATGCGCAGAGCATCAAATCTGAGCTCAAAAAGCCTCAATTAGGCAAATCAGAGCTCAGTTCCACCGTCCTCCACAGAAGGACAACACGAGGCGGCTGAACGCCGCTGTGGGCGAGGCCCAGCTTTCCCTGCCACACGCACCTGCACGCCCCCGTGCGCGGGCATCCATCCATCTACGTCCACGCGGTCGGGGACGGGTCCCGCTCAGCCAGCCCCAAGGGCCACCCAGGCTTCTGCCCACCGCACGACCACTGCAGACCCTCCCAACAGCAAAGCTGCCACCTTTCGCACGCCTTTCTGTGCAAACAAACCCGCCTTTCCACATCCCCAACCTCCAAACACCCGACACAGAATCCTGCCCGCGCCCCGTTTCCTACTATAGTTGAATTCTACAAGATTCATTAAAACGTGGAGAGCTCGTCACAGCCTCACGCAGGGCCCGGGCCAAGGTGCCACCTCCTCGGGGCAGCACACGAGACCCTCTCCTGTGGTCTGAGTGACGCTTCCAGCCACTGTCCCTTCACAAAGACCCAATGTGCAGAGTATTTCGGAATCTTGGGAGGTCCCAGACCCCTTTGAGCTCTGATGAAAGCTGCGGGTCCTCTcttacaaagaaattaaatgtatGTGGGCATCCTACAAGCAACCCTTTCAGGAAATTGGAAGAAAGCTCTGGCAGGCCTCCCTCCGCTTCTCCAGACGACGGAGTCCAGGCTGTGGCCTGAAGCCCACGTCCAGTGGGGTGGTCTTCCCCCAGatgcctcctctgcccccaggggTGGGCTCCCCCAGTGCGGCCGGcccacgcccacccccaccccggccccggcCACTCCCTACACTGCGTGGCTGTTTCCACAATCCCCTCCATCAGACCGCATGGGCCTCACACGTCCGTCATTTACGACCCCAGCACACAGCCCACGTCCAGGCACTGAAATTACTGCAGCTTTAGAGATGCGTTTTCCAAAAACATCCCTTTGTCTAAAACTATTAGAAGCGATACGTTACATGTGCTCGTTCCTTCAGCACTCACTGACTTAATTTCCTTGATACatttaaagacaaagaataatCACAGGACTAACTGGATTTTCGCATTTCCTTTCCCGAAAGCGTCACAGATCTTTGCCCAGCAACAGCAGCAAGTGCtgctttttttccaatttccccAACTCAGGGAAGAATACAAATAGAGCCCTGTGTAGAGAGAGAAGAGGCGTGATGATGGATGTGGATTGCAAGGCCTGGCTCCCAGATCAGACGCTCAGTGGGAACACTCATCACAGGATGAAAAATACCCCAAAGAAGAAGTTGTACTTTTCCTGGCTGTACAAAGGCCAAAACCTTAAGGTGGAGGTGAGGGCTGAGTGAACAGGCTCCCAAAGGCGCAGCACCCTTCCCTGTCCACAACTAGAAAGGGCAGCAGAACACGGAGAGCGAGAGACCCACGTCTAAGAGCTGATGGCATGCCCCCGCCCCCGACACGCCCGAGAACTACCCGCTTTCATCTGAGAACTGACTTCAGACGCACACAGCTAGAAGGCGAGGAGGCAAACCCTCCCAGGGACCTGCACAGCAGcacccctgggggagggggactgggcCAGgcaacctcccccccccccaccatgggTGCAGGCATTGATAAAAGCAAGTACACGCACCGAGGCCCCCGCGTCGCGTCGCACAACCTGGAAACAGCCCACTTTCTCTTTCACGACCGTGGATGGCAGTTACCTTGAACCTCTGAGTCATGCATCATATGTTCCTGCTGCTTCTCAAGGACCCTCTGAATCTCACCCTTGGCCACACAGCCCCTCTGCACGGTCTCAGGTGGGCTGCAGTCTTctggcccaggcccagcctcTCTCAGGAGCAGCTCCAAGTCCTTGCTGATGTCAGGGAGGGAGCTCGCCCAAAAGGGAAATTACTGAGTACATCCTCAGGACTCTCAGTTGGACCGGGGGGTCTGGTCCAGGACGACCACGGACGGGGGCGGCTAGGCAGCACTGGGGAGCTTCGTGGCCTCTGGGCAGAGCCTGGTCAACTGGGCTCCAGCCAAGACAGAGTCTGCCCCTGGGTTTTCTATTCGGCCACCGGAGGAGCTACTGACATACAGGGAAGTGCCGGTGTCCGAGGATGTGTCTTCCACGGGCGGATGCGGCTCTGCCTGCTCTGGCCTCGTGGGGCTGGGCTCCACTGAAGGAAGCGCGCTTTTAGCGCCATGGAGCGGGCCGGAAGTCCAGAGGGAACACGTGAGCGCCACAGCCTTGAACACCCACCCCTCTCCGCCTGGCCACCCAGCCTCCTGCGTCTCCTGGAGCCAGAAGATCATAACCTCACAAGAGGATGAGAGGCCAGTCTGTGCCCTCTGCCCTACAGGGAGGATTCTGTGCACTGGAAATGCCACAGGAAGGGTCAGCTGGTCCCTCATCACACTCGGGTGGTGCCCAAGCCCCGGCTTCTGCAGGAACACCTGCCACAGCAAGATTTCACCCACTTCTGCTCCTCAGGACcgccaccagggggcaggcatgAGGAGATGACAGGTGCCTAGGCTGTAAAGGGCTGGGCTTGGTGAACCGCTTGGGAAGCCTTGATGGGGAGATGCTGCCTGTAGGCCTGGCGTTCGGCAAGGAGTCGGTGACTTTGGTGGAGAAAGGTGCACCAACCTTACAAGGGCTTTGGACCAACTGGGAGGTAAGGCACGGCCTCTCATGCCCCGAAACTACactaccaaagaggaaatgcttgTCAACTGCCTCGGACGGGCTGGTTAGACTGTACCCATCAACTTCCTAGAAGAGacgggaaaaaaaatccaggatcAATCACTAGAACTTACTAGGAACACAGCGCAGGGCCCACTAACAGTGGTTCAGCAATGTCACCTCTCCATGCACGTAAGATCCTATGGCACAGAAGTCTTCTGGGGAGACCTCACATTTTCCCTGTGTAAATTACCCAAAGAACTTCATTAAtcaaaaagtaagagaaaattttctttatagGTTATTTAATCACTACTCTCAATGaatattttatctaaatttaGGAGACACAGTAGCTTCATTATTTATAACCCACTAGTCATGTTTCAAAATCATTATTGCAATTACTTTTTGCTTCTTTACATAATTAAAGCTCTAATATTCCGTCTTGCCCAGAAGGTCACTGTTACGAAAACTCCAGACAAGATAATTGCTAGAATTTTAGGTGGAACGGGATCCTGATAATTATCCTGGCCGAAACTTACCAGCTGAGGACGCGCTGCCACCGCTGCCCCTGCTGGGGGACGCGGGGGTGAAGCCCGAGTCCAAATCTGGAGCCCGTGGTCGGAGGGTGCCGTCCCCTCGAATATAAGGGCCAGCCCTAGAAGGGTTTGCAAAGGTGGAGATGAAGGGGCCTCGGGCCTGGAAGGCAGCCTGGAGCACCTGGAACCAGAGGGAACGGCACGGTGAACGCGGTATCGGCCAGGTCTGGTCCCCGGCTGAACAGGTGCGGACCACCAGATAAGTCACTGTCGGCCAACTTACGTCTAAGCAGATATACCCTTTCGGAGGCAGTCCCTGAGCTCCAAACAAACTGCTTTGcaacagaaaataaggaaaaatttagGACCATCATGCAGTTTGTATTCTTCCAGAatattaatcctttttttttttcctcctggccgCGCCCGCGGCATGTGCAagatccagggccagggatcaaacctgcatcacagaagcgacctgagccacagcagtgacaacgccagatctttaacccgctgtgctaccaaggaactcccagaatattaaTTCCACATCAAATAATTCCAGACTCTGTGAAGCACCTCGACAGACCGGATTGATCATTACAGGCAGTTTACAACCGCAACGAGAAAAGTTAACGGCTCTGTGACAGCTGTCTCCGTCTCAGCTCTCATTTCTGGGCGAGGCGTTTGCCAGCGATGCTGAGGCCTGTGTCACTTACTCCCTGCGCACCAGGCCGCTGAGATTGTGGGGACCCGGTCCTCACCGTCTAAACATGCCAATCCGCAGGGTACAGAAGAGACAGGGTACAGTCACGCTCCCAGAAGCCACATGGAGGGCCCGAGTGGCCACATTTACCCATCGACGGGGGTCGCGGATCCGTCGGATGAAGAGCGGCGAGAGGCAGGCCCGCGGACCTCAGAGGACGCGTCGCGGGACACGGCCACGAAGCTCTCGGCACAGGCTCTCGGCAGCCCCCACACGCTGTCCCAGCAGAGCACAAAGAGCTCGGGGAGCCACCAAGGCTGATGACAGCGGGCCCCTCTGACTCGCCCCAGACCGAGGAAGGTGCACTGTTCCAGTGACGCCGCCAAAGCAGAGCTAGCAGGTAACGCCACAGAGAAGGGGAGCACAGAGGGGTCCCAGAGGAAGCATCTGGAAGccccatggtggtgcagcggaaacgatcccaactggcatccatgaggacgcgggctccgtccctggcctcgttcagtgggttaaggatctggtgctgccgcgagctgtggtgcaggccggcagctgcagctccaattcc
The sequence above is a segment of the Sus scrofa isolate TJ Tabasco breed Duroc chromosome 17, Sscrofa11.1, whole genome shotgun sequence genome. Coding sequences within it:
- the PPP4R1L gene encoding uncharacterized protein PPP4R1L isoform X2; the protein is MNAGIALTVGHVEISLPAKQDARPAQPRASGRPPALVEDRAPHPLPHHRQYDQYVSTTDPARAQTVDTDIAKHCASSLPAVALALGRPHWHSLKDTYETLASDVQRKVRRTLAFSVHEPAVILGNQLTAADRVPIFNGFLKDLDAVRTGVLRHLCAFLKVVAILQKFRSNSESALGLNFIKELTLRFGHCSKWVGRQAWAFMCQAEGTHSGMNLHEPITQLHLRAVIGPDAGLQRLFSVPQQHPIASEGLTGAPHQPSGYHGGALAAGLGPCGGCRLQCHCQTLQARGHRLVRKRWLRRVKPVRQRVRP